One window of Myxococcus virescens genomic DNA carries:
- a CDS encoding DUF2169 family type VI secretion system accessory protein: protein MGHPTLENETPFAFDMMGLADEDGRPLLLLVVKATYAMGPSGLKLADTQAPVTWSGESWGKPGESSDKFEPESAFIKLATDVALIGHAYPPQKGATEALVALQVGPLKKAVRVVGERTWFKSMGHVTATKPLPFDKIPLTWERAFGGWDKTDTAKPAFEPRNPVGVGFRASPRHFEEGLKLPNLEDPATEPLRHFGQKVVPAGFGFTSPHWQPRARYGGTYDEAWNKTRKPLLPKDFDRRFFNAAAPGLIAPGYLKGDEPVIIAGASPKGRLSFSLPGQSAPVVIVTLAGGKDATPPMHLDTVTLDTDEEQVTLLWRGHVTLAEGLHDVRGLKVTAQGARAPKAA, encoded by the coding sequence ATGGGACACCCCACCCTCGAGAACGAAACGCCCTTTGCCTTCGACATGATGGGCCTCGCCGACGAGGACGGGCGTCCCCTGCTGCTGCTCGTCGTGAAGGCCACCTATGCCATGGGACCCTCCGGGCTGAAGCTCGCCGACACGCAGGCGCCGGTGACGTGGAGCGGTGAGTCCTGGGGCAAGCCCGGCGAATCCAGCGACAAGTTCGAACCCGAGAGCGCCTTCATCAAGCTGGCCACGGACGTGGCGCTGATTGGCCATGCCTACCCGCCCCAGAAAGGCGCCACCGAGGCGCTGGTGGCGCTTCAAGTCGGGCCGCTGAAGAAGGCCGTGCGCGTCGTGGGCGAGCGGACCTGGTTCAAGAGCATGGGGCACGTCACGGCCACCAAGCCGCTCCCCTTCGACAAAATCCCGCTCACGTGGGAGCGCGCCTTCGGCGGCTGGGACAAGACAGACACCGCGAAGCCGGCCTTCGAGCCGCGCAACCCCGTGGGCGTGGGCTTCCGCGCCAGTCCTCGCCACTTCGAGGAGGGGCTGAAGCTGCCCAACCTGGAGGACCCCGCCACGGAGCCCCTGCGCCACTTCGGTCAGAAGGTGGTGCCCGCGGGCTTCGGCTTCACGTCTCCCCATTGGCAGCCTCGCGCCCGATACGGCGGGACCTACGACGAGGCCTGGAACAAGACGCGCAAGCCCTTGCTGCCCAAGGACTTCGACCGGCGGTTCTTCAACGCCGCCGCGCCGGGCCTCATCGCTCCCGGCTACCTGAAGGGGGACGAGCCGGTCATCATCGCTGGCGCCTCTCCCAAGGGCCGGCTGTCCTTCTCGCTCCCAGGACAGTCCGCGCCGGTCGTCATCGTGACGCTCGCGGGCGGCAAGGACGCGACGCCCCCCATGCACCTGGACACCGTGACCCTGGACACCGATGAGGAGCAGGTGACGCTCCTCTGGCGTGGACACGTCACCCTGGCCGAGGGACTCCACGATGTGCGGGGCCTGAAGGTCACCGCCCAGGGTGCGCGCGCGCCCAAGGCGGCCTGA
- a CDS encoding DUF4150 domain-containing protein, translating to MAVNTGVNKMSVVTKDSGGVTVAFPDVCKTPSPAGPVPIPYPNVAQSSDTDKGTKKVSVAGNPVCVKDSNFKMSTGDEAGTAGGGVASSKTKGKAEFVNFSFDVKFEGKNVARAFDLMLHNDKNTPPFPVMQGPVIAMGGNEGKPQCLVCEEDI from the coding sequence ATGGCGGTCAATACCGGTGTGAACAAGATGTCCGTGGTGACGAAGGACAGCGGCGGCGTCACCGTGGCCTTCCCGGATGTTTGCAAGACACCCAGCCCGGCCGGGCCCGTGCCCATCCCCTACCCCAACGTGGCCCAGTCCTCCGACACCGACAAGGGCACGAAGAAGGTCTCCGTGGCCGGCAACCCGGTGTGCGTGAAGGACTCCAACTTCAAGATGAGCACCGGCGACGAAGCCGGCACCGCGGGCGGGGGCGTGGCCTCCAGCAAGACGAAGGGCAAGGCGGAGTTCGTCAACTTCTCCTTCGACGTGAAGTTCGAAGGGAAAAACGTGGCGCGCGCCTTCGACCTGATGCTCCACAACGACAAGAACACGCCGCCGTTCCCCGTCATGCAGGGGCCCGTCATCGCCATGGGTGGCAATGAAGGCAAGCCCCAGTGCCTTGTCTGCGAAGAAGACATCTAA
- a CDS encoding TIGR02270 family protein codes for MARDFLADASFFWTLREQGLLAPDYSLQEIQAGPEQRLLACLDALLLGGPRVTRELLLPALSSDEPEQVACAASVLLSQPGQEHLGAVLSTLADEGGAHPSSHGAAWALELHPSPRAVPQLLALLDESAPAVQARVLDILTAWGTAPSRKLDEAVTSKDSALAQAGLRAARRVPSRLERAALQRALESNDAEVRNTALETALRLGHGSAWPHCVDAVRRKDAGWGPSAALLAMGGDPQELDLLLKALQEPALRKEALWALGLSGRVAAVGPLLEAMKDESVSQVAAEAFCAITGLVLTGPFVSEAEPWTPDTPEDEEAPPLGPEHALPVPAPGAVANWWQQVQKDFSPQVRYLGGKPFSTETLLDALMTGPMRRRSALALELAIRSQGAFQLRVRDWAPRQWKTLQAAKAGLQGRLPLGPFRAFSPSAVLADESPIQADALFQRVVWQRPPPPGALAITGLGMVSSLGDGVVGSCAAARVGVARPDGLEDLTFVDEDSGESLPVTGHAIPHLTQGYAGVGRLVRLGTVALADLQHHSGMQAGPRTGIFLNLPSGFLLAAAERQERQAASEETEPDGEAEDADASSDFDETPLLAETLRERYAETLLPRLLAQAAVPGGVTQQAVFFGDSPGFVTAMRAAERALRSGALDRCIVGGIDSIVELEWLDALDALRMLKTRERPTGLMPGEGAAFVLLELADAASRRGTPAVAYVDAMAASSEPEHLFAGKPHVGVALSSVIAEVLGSLEDRGQTTGLVIADLDGTVPRAQDWGYAQLRLNSAPLKEAVTWYPADVWGGLGAATGAVAVCMAARGFARGYLPTSGVLTWLWGWNGERAAFHLRPPSAR; via the coding sequence ATGGCCAGAGACTTCCTCGCGGACGCGTCCTTCTTCTGGACGCTGCGTGAGCAAGGGCTCCTCGCCCCCGACTATTCCCTGCAGGAAATCCAAGCAGGGCCCGAGCAACGGCTGCTCGCGTGCCTGGACGCGTTGCTGCTCGGTGGTCCTCGGGTCACCCGGGAGTTGTTGCTGCCAGCGCTGTCGTCGGACGAGCCGGAGCAGGTGGCCTGTGCCGCCAGCGTCCTCCTGTCACAGCCCGGGCAGGAACACCTCGGCGCCGTGCTCTCCACGCTGGCGGACGAAGGCGGTGCCCATCCTTCGAGCCACGGAGCCGCATGGGCGCTGGAGCTCCACCCAAGCCCTCGCGCTGTTCCCCAACTCCTCGCGTTGCTCGATGAAAGCGCCCCCGCCGTGCAGGCACGGGTGCTCGACATCCTGACGGCGTGGGGGACGGCTCCCTCCCGGAAACTGGATGAGGCCGTTACGTCGAAGGACAGCGCCCTGGCCCAGGCGGGACTGCGCGCCGCCCGTCGCGTCCCTTCCCGGCTGGAACGCGCCGCGCTTCAACGAGCCCTGGAGTCCAACGACGCGGAGGTTCGCAACACGGCGCTGGAGACCGCCTTGCGTCTGGGCCACGGCTCCGCATGGCCCCACTGCGTCGACGCCGTCCGTCGCAAGGATGCAGGCTGGGGACCTTCCGCGGCACTCCTCGCGATGGGGGGCGACCCTCAAGAGTTGGACCTGCTCCTGAAGGCACTCCAGGAGCCAGCGCTGCGAAAAGAGGCGCTCTGGGCGCTGGGGCTCAGCGGGCGCGTCGCCGCCGTGGGCCCCCTCCTGGAGGCCATGAAGGACGAGTCGGTCTCTCAGGTGGCGGCGGAGGCCTTTTGCGCCATCACCGGCCTCGTCCTCACCGGACCGTTCGTGTCGGAGGCGGAGCCCTGGACCCCCGATACACCCGAAGATGAAGAAGCGCCGCCCCTGGGCCCTGAGCACGCCCTCCCCGTGCCTGCGCCGGGAGCCGTGGCGAACTGGTGGCAGCAGGTCCAGAAGGATTTCTCGCCCCAGGTCCGATACCTCGGCGGGAAGCCCTTCAGCACCGAGACGCTCCTCGATGCCCTGATGACGGGCCCCATGCGCAGACGCTCAGCACTGGCGCTCGAGCTGGCCATCCGGAGCCAGGGCGCATTCCAGCTTCGGGTCCGCGATTGGGCTCCGAGGCAATGGAAGACACTCCAGGCAGCGAAGGCGGGCTTGCAGGGGCGATTGCCGCTGGGGCCATTCCGCGCCTTCTCGCCGTCGGCCGTCCTGGCTGACGAGTCCCCCATTCAAGCGGACGCACTCTTCCAGCGCGTGGTCTGGCAGCGCCCGCCCCCACCGGGTGCGCTCGCCATCACGGGCCTTGGGATGGTGTCGTCGCTGGGCGATGGCGTGGTGGGGAGCTGCGCGGCCGCTCGCGTGGGCGTGGCCCGGCCAGACGGGCTCGAGGACCTCACCTTCGTGGACGAGGACTCGGGTGAGTCGCTCCCCGTGACGGGGCATGCCATCCCGCACCTCACGCAAGGGTACGCGGGCGTGGGGCGCCTGGTACGGCTGGGGACGGTTGCCCTGGCGGACCTCCAACACCACTCCGGCATGCAGGCGGGGCCGCGCACGGGCATCTTCCTCAACCTTCCCAGTGGCTTCCTCCTGGCGGCCGCGGAGCGACAGGAGCGACAGGCCGCCAGCGAAGAGACGGAGCCCGACGGCGAGGCAGAGGACGCTGATGCCTCCTCTGATTTCGACGAAACGCCGCTGCTCGCCGAGACACTTCGCGAGCGCTACGCCGAGACACTCCTGCCCCGGCTGCTCGCGCAGGCCGCCGTACCGGGGGGCGTCACCCAGCAGGCCGTCTTCTTCGGAGACTCCCCCGGCTTCGTCACGGCCATGCGTGCCGCGGAACGCGCGCTGCGGTCCGGCGCGCTGGACCGATGCATCGTGGGAGGCATCGACAGCATCGTCGAGCTCGAGTGGCTGGACGCGCTGGACGCGCTCCGAATGCTGAAGACGCGTGAGCGGCCCACCGGGCTGATGCCTGGTGAGGGCGCGGCCTTCGTGCTCCTGGAACTCGCGGACGCGGCCTCTCGCCGCGGCACGCCGGCCGTCGCCTACGTCGACGCCATGGCTGCGTCCTCCGAACCCGAGCACCTGTTCGCAGGCAAGCCGCACGTCGGCGTGGCCCTGTCCTCCGTCATCGCGGAGGTGCTCGGGAGCCTCGAGGACCGTGGCCAGACGACGGGGCTCGTCATCGCGGACCTCGACGGCACCGTGCCCCGAGCGCAGGACTGGGGCTACGCGCAGCTACGGCTGAACAGCGCGCCCCTGAAGGAGGCTGTCACCTGGTACCCCGCGGATGTGTGGGGAGGGCTGGGCGCCGCGACCGGTGCCGTCGCGGTCTGCATGGCGGCACGCGGGTTCGCGAGGGGCTACCTGCCCACGTCAGGCGTCCTGACCTGGCTCTGGGGATGGAACGGGGAGCGGGCAGCCTTCCACCTGCGCCCGCCCTCCGCACGCTGA
- a CDS encoding immunity 49 family protein has translation MDFIRENAFFAVEELEKGLKQPLTAIQRETLLTRLSTYLRIAAISTLLVEADTLAFQRCLRQSATARRDLLAEAQARSDATPGRFACASRTEPLFDALAAGEAGLAQEIARHSPRQWSEKDEFEDDFRYADFLHELLLAGTQGLSAGAERALSAFQQCSADTGSTRLAVCEALASADQNAFDLALDELLVERAQEFKDAGVPSHPERFQTERHIFVEGLALLRLAEGRQLRTHPEYRMLPRLAR, from the coding sequence ATGGACTTCATTCGCGAGAATGCGTTTTTTGCGGTTGAGGAGCTGGAGAAAGGGCTGAAGCAGCCGCTCACAGCGATCCAGCGAGAGACGCTGCTGACGCGGCTCTCTACGTACCTTCGCATCGCCGCCATCAGCACCTTGCTGGTGGAGGCGGACACGCTCGCCTTCCAGCGATGCCTGCGTCAGTCCGCCACCGCTCGCAGGGACTTGCTGGCCGAAGCCCAAGCGCGTTCAGACGCGACTCCAGGGCGGTTCGCGTGTGCCAGCCGCACGGAGCCGCTGTTCGATGCGCTCGCCGCGGGCGAGGCCGGCCTGGCGCAGGAAATCGCCCGGCATTCGCCCCGCCAATGGTCGGAGAAGGACGAGTTCGAGGATGACTTCCGTTACGCGGACTTCCTCCACGAACTCCTGCTCGCGGGAACCCAGGGGCTCTCCGCTGGGGCCGAGCGTGCCCTCTCCGCTTTCCAGCAGTGCTCCGCCGACACGGGCTCCACGCGGCTCGCCGTGTGCGAAGCCCTCGCGTCAGCGGACCAGAACGCGTTCGACCTGGCGCTGGATGAGTTGCTGGTTGAGCGGGCCCAAGAGTTCAAGGACGCGGGCGTGCCGTCCCACCCAGAGCGCTTCCAGACCGAGCGCCACATCTTCGTCGAGGGTCTCGCCCTGCTCCGGTTGGCGGAGGGCCGGCAATTGCGGACCCACCCCGAGTACCGGATGCTTCCTCGGCTCGCGCGCTGA
- a CDS encoding imm11 family protein, producing MSYYPWVDDDEDESFAWLDSFRKEELDGRGYLLSEGVRCEGWFPKGLVFDLSKERGSTLTDSIPNAFGMLVVSEKLKGILEQETLAGSIEYLSIRLRTPRKKVLTTPYYIANVLGSVACMNAKKSDFDMNDIAKDQVLYFRRLALNEKKIPKDVKIFRLAEQTSLILVREDLGQRIVDEDCLGVLFQELEDFGSEFRGRA from the coding sequence GTGAGTTACTACCCCTGGGTGGATGACGATGAGGACGAGTCTTTCGCGTGGCTGGACTCTTTCCGCAAGGAAGAGCTGGATGGGCGCGGTTACCTCCTCTCGGAGGGCGTCCGCTGTGAGGGATGGTTCCCGAAGGGCCTTGTGTTCGACCTGTCGAAAGAGCGGGGCAGCACGCTGACGGACAGCATCCCGAACGCGTTCGGAATGCTGGTGGTCTCCGAAAAGCTCAAGGGTATCCTGGAGCAGGAGACGCTAGCGGGTTCCATCGAATACCTGTCCATTCGTCTCCGGACGCCCCGCAAGAAAGTCCTGACTACGCCGTATTACATCGCCAACGTGCTGGGGTCGGTCGCGTGCATGAACGCGAAGAAGTCCGACTTCGACATGAACGACATCGCCAAGGATCAGGTGCTGTATTTCCGGCGATTGGCCCTCAATGAGAAGAAGATCCCCAAGGACGTGAAGATCTTCCGGCTCGCGGAGCAGACCAGCCTCATCCTGGTTCGTGAAGACCTGGGCCAGCGAATCGTGGACGAGGACTGCCTGGGCGTGTTGTTCCAGGAGTTGGAGGACTTCGGCTCCGAGTTCCGCGGGCGGGCCTGA
- a CDS encoding imm11 family protein, whose protein sequence is MSYYPWVDDDEDESFAWLDSSRKEELDGRGYLLTEGVRCEEWFPKGLVFDLSKEGGSTLTDSIPNTFGMLVVSEKLKGILEQETPADFIEYLPIRLRTPRKKVLTTPYYIANVLGSVACMDAKKSDFSMSSIVKTQVRRFRRLALNEKKIPKDAKIFRLAEQTSLILVREDLGQRIVDEDCLGVLFQELEDFGSEFRGRA, encoded by the coding sequence GTGAGCTACTACCCTTGGGTGGATGACGACGAGGATGAGTCTTTCGCGTGGCTGGACTCTTCCCGCAAGGAAGAGCTGGATGGGCGCGGTTACCTCCTCACGGAGGGCGTTCGCTGTGAGGAATGGTTCCCGAAAGGCCTTGTGTTCGACTTGTCGAAGGAGGGGGGCAGCACGCTGACGGACAGCATCCCGAACACGTTCGGGATGCTGGTGGTCTCCGAAAAGCTCAAGGGCATCCTGGAGCAGGAGACGCCGGCGGATTTCATCGAATACCTGCCCATCCGCCTCCGGACGCCCCGCAAGAAAGTCCTGACCACGCCCTATTACATCGCCAACGTGTTGGGGTCGGTCGCGTGTATGGACGCGAAGAAGTCCGACTTCAGCATGAGTTCCATCGTCAAGACGCAGGTGAGGCGTTTTCGGCGATTGGCGCTCAATGAGAAGAAGATCCCCAAGGACGCGAAGATCTTCAGGCTCGCGGAGCAGACTAGCCTCATCCTGGTTCGTGAAGACCTGGGCCAGCGAATCGTGGATGAGGACTGTCTGGGCGTGTTGTTCCAGGAGTTGGAGGATTTCGGCTCCGAGTTCCGCGGGCGGGCCTGA